One part of the Puntigrus tetrazona isolate hp1 unplaced genomic scaffold, ASM1883169v1 S000000186, whole genome shotgun sequence genome encodes these proteins:
- the LOC122333155 gene encoding lipocalin-like: MATALLGLLGVLLCALAHRSLNEPTCTIFSASTESARFGCLCVDVSFTQVSGKWYLIGFATNAEWFVARKANMKMGIAVLTPTDEGDLEMAYSSLNPDGTCWRMNHLAQKTDIPGKFSFRSERWETDNGYARVVDVKYDEYALIHTIKTKADSTVLLNKLYGRTPDLSQDVVYKFTEFSLEQGILPENIAILPKNDECP; this comes from the exons ATGGCAACCGCCCTGCTGGGATTGCTGGGAGTTTTGCTCTGCGCCCTTGCC CATCGGTCATTAAATGAGCCAACTTGCACTATATTTTCAGCTTCAACAGAAAGCGCACGTTTTGGGTGTTTATGTGTTGACGTGTCCTTCACACAGGTGTCTGGGAAATGGTATCTGATTGGTTTTGCCACCAACGCCGAGTGGTTTGTCGCCCGTaaagcaaacatgaaaatgGGCATCGCCGTGCTGACGCCGACCGACGAAGGAGATCTGGAGATGGCATATTCAAGTCTCAA TCCCGATGGCACATGCTGGAGAATGAACCATCTGGCTCAAAAGACGGATATTCCTGGGAAATTCAGCTTCCGCAGTGAAC GCTGGGAGACTGACAACGGTTACGCGCGTGTCGTCGATGTGAAGTACGATGAATACGCTTTGATCCACACCATCAAGACCAAAGCCGACTCCACCGTGCTCCTCAACAAACTCTACG GCCGAACCCCAGACCTGAGCCAGGACGTCGTGTACAAGTTCACCGAGTTTTCACTGGAGCAAGGCATTCTGCCCGAGAACATCGCCATCCTGCCTAAAAATG ACGAGTGCCCTTGA
- the LOC122333160 gene encoding LOW QUALITY PROTEIN: cystatin-B-like (The sequence of the model RefSeq protein was modified relative to this genomic sequence to represent the inferred CDS: inserted 1 base in 1 codon), producing MATKVGGISQAKKATPEVQKICDEVKPQAEEKAGXKFATFVVASFSTQVVAGTNYFIKVNVGGGDFIHLKVHKSLPHSGEKLQLHSIQASKTQQDLIEYF from the exons ATGGCGACGAAGGTTGGAGGTATATCACAGGCGAAGAAAGCCACACCCGAGGTGCAGAAGATCTGCGATGAG gTCAAACCTCAGGCAGAAGAGAAGGCAG GGAAGTTTGCCACTTTCGTTGTCGCATCTTTCAGCACTCAGGTTGTGGCCGGGACCAACTATTTTATCAAG GTGAACGTCGGAGGAGGTGACTTCATCCATCTGAAGGTTCATAAGTCTCTTCCTCACAGTGGAGAAAAACTCCAGCTGCACAGCATCCAGGCGTCGAAAACTCAGCAGGATCTCATCGAATACTTTTAA
- the LOC122333159 gene encoding cystatin-B-like produces the protein MSNTKLEGWSEVKLLTQAEKKICLELRPKIEKQRNTTFLMYIPVVSRTQTVNGKNYMFKVLVGVEKDDCVCVHAEALPCDGGGVRLVADDYPKNIEDPLLPLEDPKK, from the exons ATGTCAAACACTAAACTAGAAGGATGGAGCGAAGTGAAGCTGTTGACTCAAGCGGAGAAAAAGATTTGCCTTGAG tTGAGGCCAAAGATAGAGAAGCAGCGAAACACTACTTTTTTGATGTACATTCCTGTGGTCAGTCGTACTCAGACTGTGAATGGAAAAAATTACATGTTCAAG gtGTTGGTCGGTGTTGAGAAggatgactgtgtgtgtgttcacgcaGAGGCTCTTCCCTGTGATGGAGGGGGAGTGCGTCTGGTTGCAGACGACTACCCTAAAAATATTGAAGACCCGCTGCTTCCTCTTGAAGACCCCAAGAAATAG
- the LOC122333156 gene encoding thiosulfate:glutathione sulfurtransferase-like: MNSVVHLWSGVCALAALLLLSVSADGTGQCDNGAGDCNKWTETSHNRPVNADDVVTYEQLKDMMSSGSVQLFDVREPDELEAGFIPGAANIPLGDVEQALRLNPDQFRERYGVPKPAFQDSDFVLYCQRGIRSLTALETARDLGYSRYMNTHTHTHYRRNGFYSVQAVCAVVLHQPYPLQSGNYRLF, encoded by the exons ATGAACTCAGTGGTGCACCTGTGGTCAGGTGTGTGTGCTCTAGCGGCGCTCCTGCTTCTGTCTGTCTCCGCAGACGGCACGGGTCAGTGCGATAATGGAGCCGGCGACTGCAATAAATGGACCGAGACGTCTCACAACCGACCCGTTAATGCAG ACGATGTGGTGACGTACGAGCAGCTGAAGGACATGATGTCCAGCGGAAGCGTGCAGCTCTTCGACGTGCGGGAACCAGACGAGCTGGAAGCAGGATTTATCCCAGGAGCCGCCAACATTCCCT TGGGAGACGTGGAGCAGGCCCTCAGACTGAACCCAGATCAGTTCAGAGAGCGCTACGGCGTCCCGAAGCCTGCTTTCCAGGACTCAGACTTTGTGCTGTACTGCCAGAGAGGCATCCGCAGCCTCACAGCGCTGGAGACCGCCAGAGATCTGGGATACAGCAGgtatatgaacacacacacacacacacactatagacgtaatggtttttattctgtacaagCTGTATGTGCTGttgtcctacaccaaccctacccCTTACAGTCAGGAAACTACAggcttttttag